The stretch of DNA GAGGCCTATAGCTTGCTCTGGGATGTGCGTCAGCAAAAACTGGCGCTGGACATTCGGGAGGGCGTGTTTTACAATGGCATCCCGGGGTACACTATCAAGGTAAATCAGAAGCTTGGCAAGAACGGTGACTTACTAAAGGGCGTCATGATCTATGACCATACCCAAAGCTCCGGCTCTATGCGGGTGATTTTAGCTGACTCCGGAAAAATGTTTACCCGCTTTGGGGGGCAATACTTAGGCCTGGAGCTGTTCCGAGGGCGCACCTACGTAGAGCAGCCAGACGCCAATAACCGTTCGGGCGCCAGCTTTATCCGCCAGAACTTTGACCGTAATACTATCACCTTTTCCCTGGAGTCTTTTGGGCTGGGCCGCACCAAAAAGGATTTGTTCAAGGACAACAAGATGATGCTGAATGTCCAGCAGCTAGAGCGCACCACTGATTCTCTGCACTCGCGCTTGTTCACGGAGCGAAAACTCCTGGTGCGGCAACTAAACCCGTATTACTCTTTCCTGCGGCTTGATACTACCGGGCAAGTAGCTATGCAGAAAGTGGCCAATTGGAAAGTCCCAACCCGGCGGCTAGGAGTCGTGAACGGTTTGATTACTCAACAGGCAGCCAACAGGGCCCGCAATGTGCACTCTTACTTGGGTACCAGTGCCGACCGGCTTAGCAATATGACCAAGGAAACTGCCAATTTCCGTATTGAGATTTATCGCAAGTTCACGCAGTCGGCGGCTATTCTGCTCATGTTTGTGATTGGAGCGCCACTAGGAGCCATTATCAAGAAAGGTGGCCTAGGCGTGCCCATCCTTATTTCTATTGTCTTTTTCATCGTGTACTATGTAATCTCCATCATGGGGGAGAAGTACGGGCGTGAAGTAATTATGCCTGTAGGCCTAGGCATGTGGATGGCCACTGTGATTTTGCTGCCCGTAGGCCTGTACTTTCTCTACCAGGCCCGGCACGACTCCGGTATTCTGGACATCGACTGGCAACGGTTCCGGCCCACCTGGCTGCGCTGGCCCCTACGCGGCTACAAGCGCACGGTATAGGCCTAGCTATTTCGCAAATTGATAGGTGGGCTTTGCCAAACAAATCAGCAAGAGGTAACAATAGTCAACCAAAAAAGCCTTACCTTTGCGGCCACCTCGAGAACCGGGGTGTTCATATTTTCTTTTTTCATCTTAATCCAAGACGGGGGAAACCTATCTGCCGATGAAACTCACCACCGAAGCAAAACAGGCTATTTTCGAAAAGAACAGCCTCCAGAAGTCTGCTAACGACACTGGTTCCGCTGAATCACAAATTGCCCTGTTTACGCACCGCATCAACCACCTGACGGAGCACCTGAAGGTAAACAAGAAAGACTTCTCGACCCGTCTGGGTCTGTTGAAGCTAGTAGGTAAGCGTCGTCGTATGTTGGATTACCTCCAGCACCGCGAAATCAACCGCTACCGCGCTATCATCAAGGAGCTGGGTATCCGCAAGTAACCAGCCCCGAAGTAGCAGGGAGCCTTCCAACCCGGAAGGTTCCCTGCTCTTTTTTTATCCGGGCTGATCCTAGCTGCTCACGTCCTGAATCAGTACCTTTTCCGCAAGGAAATATTTTTGAGTAAAATAGGCCCTCTCTAGGCCTGTTTTTTTGGCTGCTCGCCCGCTGTCGCTTTTTTAAGCAAACCATAAGATGCCCAACTACACCGCGGTTACCAAACACATTACCCTGCCAGATGGCCGGCAGATTTCTATTGAAACTGGCAAGCTGGCCAAATTCGCCGATGGCGCCGTAGTGGTTCGCCTCGGCGATGCCATGCTGCTGGCTACCGTTGTGTCGCAGCCTAGTGCTCGCGGCGACGTAGACTTCCTGCCGCTTTCGGTAGATTATCAGGAGAAATTTGGTGGTGCCGGCAACATCCCTGGCTCGTTCCAGCGCCGCGAAGGTCGCCTCTCGGACTACGAAATTCTAGTGTGCCGCATCGTTGACCGTATCCTGCGTCCGATGTTCCCTAAGGATTATCATTATGAGGTGCAGGTAATGATTACCCTTATC from Hymenobacter taeanensis encodes:
- a CDS encoding LptF/LptG family permease, translating into MKKLDKLILKAFVGPFMLTFAVVQFIFLMQFMMKYMDDLVGKDLGLGVILQLLFFFSVLIVPISLPLAVLLSSLMTFGTLGEHHELTAIKTSGISLTRILQPVLVASLLLAGGAFWFNNTIVPMANLEAYSLLWDVRQQKLALDIREGVFYNGIPGYTIKVNQKLGKNGDLLKGVMIYDHTQSSGSMRVILADSGKMFTRFGGQYLGLELFRGRTYVEQPDANNRSGASFIRQNFDRNTITFSLESFGLGRTKKDLFKDNKMMLNVQQLERTTDSLHSRLFTERKLLVRQLNPYYSFLRLDTTGQVAMQKVANWKVPTRRLGVVNGLITQQAANRARNVHSYLGTSADRLSNMTKETANFRIEIYRKFTQSAAILLMFVIGAPLGAIIKKGGLGVPILISIVFFIVYYVISIMGEKYGREVIMPVGLGMWMATVILLPVGLYFLYQARHDSGILDIDWQRFRPTWLRWPLRGYKRTV
- the rpsO gene encoding 30S ribosomal protein S15 is translated as MKLTTEAKQAIFEKNSLQKSANDTGSAESQIALFTHRINHLTEHLKVNKKDFSTRLGLLKLVGKRRRMLDYLQHREINRYRAIIKELGIRK